In Ruania zhangjianzhongii, the following proteins share a genomic window:
- a CDS encoding CBS domain-containing protein, with protein MRISEVIRRKGAEVVTIRPDETVTDLLALLAEHNIGAVVVSVDGGRTVGGIVTERDVVRHLNSTGTSVLSNPVAQVMTAEVVTCSTEDDLQTLARTMTEKRFRHLPVVEDGELLAIVSIGDIVKNRIDELQAENDQLVDYVQR; from the coding sequence ATGCGTATCTCAGAGGTGATCCGACGTAAGGGTGCCGAGGTGGTCACGATCCGCCCGGACGAGACCGTGACGGACCTGCTCGCTCTTCTCGCCGAGCACAACATCGGGGCCGTGGTGGTCTCGGTCGACGGCGGTCGCACCGTGGGCGGGATCGTCACCGAGCGGGACGTGGTGCGTCATCTGAACAGCACGGGGACCAGTGTGCTCAGCAACCCGGTGGCCCAGGTGATGACCGCTGAGGTGGTCACCTGCAGCACCGAGGACGACCTGCAGACCCTCGCCCGCACGATGACCGAGAAGCGGTTCCGGCACCTGCCGGTGGTCGAGGACGGTGAGCTGCTCGCGATCGTGTCCATCGGGGACATCGTGAAGAACCGGATCGACGAGCTGCAGGCCGAGAACGACCAGCTGGTCGACTACGTGCAACGGTAG
- a CDS encoding DUF3515 family protein, translating into MRRRSLSSLAAAGVVLTLTGCGSTAGVEPGPTASAPLCAEVLRVLPEELSGAERRSTNSQATAAWGDPAIALRCGVSPPGPTTDRCISVTGADGTQVDWVMTPLGEAAEDTWQFTTYGQVPAIEVTVPVDYAGDDATTTLVDLGAAVALTDQQRTCV; encoded by the coding sequence GTGCGCCGACGTTCTCTCTCCTCCCTGGCTGCGGCCGGAGTAGTGCTGACCCTCACCGGGTGTGGTTCGACCGCCGGGGTGGAGCCTGGTCCCACGGCCAGCGCCCCACTGTGCGCGGAGGTGCTCCGGGTGCTGCCGGAGGAGCTCTCCGGAGCCGAGCGGCGGTCCACCAACAGCCAGGCCACTGCCGCCTGGGGTGATCCGGCGATCGCGCTTCGGTGCGGGGTGAGCCCACCTGGTCCGACCACCGACCGGTGCATCTCGGTCACCGGTGCGGACGGCACGCAGGTGGACTGGGTGATGACCCCGCTCGGCGAAGCTGCCGAGGATACCTGGCAGTTCACCACCTACGGGCAGGTGCCGGCGATCGAGGTGACCGTACCGGTGGACTACGCCGGGGACGATGCGACGACCACCCTGGTGGACCTCGGCGCGGCGGTGGCGTTGACCGACCAGCAGCGCACCTGCGTCTGA
- a CDS encoding trans-sulfuration enzyme family protein produces MSEPPGTGVASTRLSTLAVAAGRPARADQAPVNPPIVLSSTFHSTGTPGTEDFVYGRHGNPTWLPLEETLAALEGAQLPALAFSSGMAAITAALDLVPPGGHLLLPQHAYHASVLAARELQQRCGVQVHTVDVADTAAVIEALHRAGAAHPHPVLWLESPTNPMLEIADLPALTAAAGELGARVIVDNTFATPIAQRPLSLGADVVVHSVTKYLAGHSDVLLGAALTNSPELHARLHERRSVGGAVPSPWDAWLALRGVRTLALRVERSQHNAQQVAEHLHRHPGVLQVRYPGLTDHPQHERAAAQMNGFGSILTVRPHGGAAAAEELTRRVRLWTPATSLGGVESLLERRRRLVDEARTVPEDLIRLSVGIEDAEDLIADLDQALGRAAQ; encoded by the coding sequence ATGAGTGAACCACCCGGTACCGGCGTCGCGAGCACCCGCCTGTCCACCCTCGCCGTGGCCGCCGGTCGGCCGGCACGCGCCGACCAGGCACCGGTGAACCCGCCGATCGTGCTCTCCTCGACGTTCCACTCCACCGGCACCCCGGGTACTGAGGACTTCGTCTACGGCCGTCATGGAAACCCGACGTGGCTACCGCTGGAGGAGACACTGGCCGCACTGGAGGGTGCCCAGCTGCCGGCATTGGCGTTCAGCTCCGGGATGGCGGCCATCACGGCGGCGCTGGACCTGGTGCCTCCTGGTGGCCACCTGCTGCTGCCCCAGCACGCCTACCACGCCAGCGTGCTGGCGGCCCGCGAGCTGCAGCAACGGTGCGGGGTCCAGGTGCACACCGTGGACGTTGCCGACACGGCCGCTGTGATCGAGGCGCTGCACCGTGCTGGCGCGGCACACCCGCACCCGGTGCTGTGGCTGGAGTCGCCGACCAACCCGATGCTGGAGATCGCCGATCTGCCAGCGCTGACGGCGGCGGCCGGTGAGCTGGGTGCGCGGGTGATCGTGGACAACACCTTCGCCACGCCGATCGCCCAGCGGCCGCTGTCGCTCGGCGCCGACGTGGTGGTGCACTCGGTGACGAAGTACCTGGCCGGGCACTCGGACGTGCTGCTCGGCGCTGCGTTGACGAACAGTCCGGAGCTGCACGCCCGGCTGCATGAGCGCCGCAGCGTCGGCGGAGCCGTGCCCAGCCCGTGGGACGCCTGGCTGGCCCTGCGCGGCGTACGGACCCTCGCGCTGCGGGTGGAGCGGTCGCAGCACAACGCTCAGCAGGTCGCCGAGCACCTCCACCGCCACCCCGGTGTGCTGCAGGTGCGCTATCCCGGCCTGACGGACCATCCGCAGCACGAGCGCGCCGCAGCGCAGATGAACGGCTTCGGCTCGATCCTCACCGTGCGGCCGCACGGCGGCGCCGCGGCCGCAGAAGAGCTCACCCGCCGCGTGCGGCTGTGGACCCCAGCCACGAGCCTGGGTGGGGTGGAGTCGCTGCTGGAGCGGCGCCGCCGGCTCGTCGATGAGGCCAGAACGGTCCCGGAGGACCTGATCCGGCTCTCCGTAGGCATCGAGGACGCCGAGGACCTGATCGCCGACCTTGACCAGGCGCTCGGCCGTGCAGCGCAGTAG
- a CDS encoding thiamine-phosphate kinase, producing MQVSEVSEEELLARITPLLPRGGHTLLGTGDDAAVVAAPDGRFVVTTDVLVAGRDFRDDWTTGADVGWRATAANVADVAAMGGLPTALVTALVLPASTAVDWVIDLATGLGEACTQWRVGAVGGDLSGGDQPMIAITAHGDLQGRDPVLRSTARPGDQLAHAGVLGSSAAGWALLAGGHDARTAAGRQALAGFRRPQPPVTAGVAAAQAGATAMMDVSDGLLRDAGRIARASEVSLDLDPTALAGDVAALADLAALCHSDPLAWVLTGGEDHGLLATFPPGASLPEPFRPIGTVRGGPGQVTYGGQRPPVSGTGWDHFRSDQM from the coding sequence GTGCAGGTCAGCGAGGTCTCCGAGGAGGAACTGCTCGCCAGGATCACTCCGTTGCTGCCGCGTGGCGGGCACACCCTCCTCGGCACCGGCGACGACGCCGCAGTGGTCGCCGCACCGGACGGCCGGTTCGTGGTCACCACCGACGTCCTGGTCGCCGGCCGGGACTTTCGCGACGACTGGACCACAGGGGCCGACGTGGGTTGGCGGGCGACGGCCGCGAACGTCGCCGACGTGGCCGCGATGGGTGGGCTGCCCACTGCCCTGGTGACCGCCCTGGTACTCCCGGCGAGCACCGCCGTCGACTGGGTGATCGACCTGGCCACCGGACTGGGTGAGGCATGTACCCAGTGGCGAGTGGGCGCCGTCGGCGGTGATCTCTCCGGGGGAGACCAGCCGATGATCGCCATCACCGCGCACGGTGACCTGCAGGGCCGCGACCCGGTGCTGCGCAGCACCGCGCGCCCCGGCGACCAGCTCGCCCATGCCGGGGTGCTCGGTTCCTCCGCGGCCGGCTGGGCGCTGCTGGCGGGCGGACACGACGCCCGCACCGCCGCCGGCCGGCAGGCACTGGCCGGGTTTCGCCGCCCGCAGCCGCCGGTCACGGCCGGGGTGGCCGCAGCGCAGGCAGGAGCCACCGCGATGATGGACGTCAGCGACGGGCTGCTCCGGGACGCGGGCCGGATCGCCCGTGCCTCCGAGGTGAGCCTGGACCTGGACCCCACCGCACTGGCCGGCGATGTGGCCGCGCTCGCGGACCTGGCGGCGCTCTGCCACAGCGATCCGCTGGCCTGGGTGCTCACCGGGGGAGAGGACCACGGCCTGCTCGCCACCTTCCCGCCCGGTGCCTCGCTGCCCGAGCCGTTCCGGCCGATCGGCACCGTGCGCGGCGGACCGGGGCAGGTGACGTACGGCGGGCAGCGTCCACCGGTGTCCGGCACCGGGTGGGATCACTTCCGCAGCGATCAGATGTGA
- the rpmB gene encoding 50S ribosomal protein L28 yields the protein MAATCEVCGKAPSFGHSISHSHRRTKRRWNPNIQKVRTVTNGTPKRLNVCTSCLKAGKVVRAV from the coding sequence GTGGCTGCTACGTGTGAAGTCTGCGGCAAGGCCCCGAGCTTCGGTCACAGCATCTCGCACTCCCACCGCCGGACCAAGCGGCGCTGGAACCCGAACATCCAGAAGGTGCGCACCGTGACCAACGGCACGCCGAAGCGGCTGAACGTCTGCACCTCCTGCCTCAAGGCCGGCAAGGTCGTCCGCGCCGTCTGA
- a CDS encoding D-alanine--D-alanine ligase family protein: MSQQNRTRVAVLFGGRSSEHAISCATAAGVLAAIDRDRYDVVPIGITRSGEWVPASDDPDRWRITDGHVPEVTTSDSPQLLLPMGEAGQDLVSYRPGSVPAELSAVDVVLPLLHGPFGEDGTLQGMLELAGLPYVGSGVLASAASMDKHYTKVVLAGAGLPIGPYTVITDRQWRTAADAARARVAELGLPVFVKPSRAGSSIGITKVDRLEDLTAAIETAREHDPKVIVEAGIDGREVECAVLEGRHDAPPRSTLPGEIIVTSAEHGFYDYQAKYFDSEAVNLSWPADLPADATARLRELAVATFEALGCEGLARVDFFYTPAGELIVNELNTMPGFTPYSMYPMMWERSGLSYQDLITELVELARERRTGLR; encoded by the coding sequence ATGAGTCAACAGAACCGAACCCGGGTTGCCGTGCTCTTCGGCGGCCGTAGCTCCGAGCACGCGATCAGCTGCGCCACCGCTGCCGGGGTGCTCGCCGCCATCGACCGTGACCGTTACGACGTCGTACCGATCGGCATCACCCGCAGCGGGGAGTGGGTCCCGGCATCGGACGACCCGGACCGGTGGCGGATCACCGACGGACACGTCCCGGAGGTCACCACCAGCGACAGCCCCCAGCTGCTGCTGCCGATGGGCGAGGCCGGGCAGGACCTGGTCTCCTACCGGCCCGGCAGTGTTCCGGCCGAGCTGAGCGCTGTGGACGTGGTACTGCCGCTGCTGCACGGCCCGTTCGGGGAGGACGGCACCCTGCAGGGCATGCTCGAGCTCGCCGGACTGCCGTATGTGGGATCCGGGGTGCTGGCCTCGGCGGCATCGATGGACAAGCACTACACGAAGGTGGTGCTCGCCGGAGCAGGCCTGCCGATCGGCCCGTACACCGTGATCACCGATCGGCAGTGGCGCACCGCTGCCGACGCCGCCCGCGCCCGGGTGGCCGAGCTCGGCTTGCCGGTGTTCGTCAAGCCCAGCCGGGCGGGCTCCAGCATCGGTATCACCAAGGTGGACCGGCTCGAGGACCTGACCGCCGCCATCGAAACCGCCCGCGAGCACGACCCGAAGGTGATCGTCGAGGCCGGGATCGACGGCCGTGAAGTGGAGTGCGCCGTCCTGGAGGGACGCCATGACGCCCCGCCACGGAGCACACTGCCCGGCGAGATCATCGTCACCTCCGCCGAGCACGGCTTCTACGACTACCAGGCCAAGTACTTCGACTCCGAGGCGGTGAACCTGTCCTGGCCGGCCGACCTGCCCGCCGACGCCACAGCGCGGCTGCGTGAGCTGGCCGTGGCGACCTTCGAAGCGCTCGGCTGTGAGGGTCTGGCCCGGGTGGACTTCTTCTACACCCCGGCCGGTGAGCTGATCGTCAACGAGCTGAACACGATGCCCGGGTTCACCCCGTACTCGATGTACCCGATGATGTGGGAACGCTCCGGGTTGTCCTACCAGGACCTGATCACCGAGCTGGTCGAGCTGGCCCGAGAACGGCGCACCGGGTTGCGCTGA